One region of Azoarcus sp. CIB genomic DNA includes:
- the rsmI gene encoding 16S rRNA (cytidine(1402)-2'-O)-methyltransferase codes for MSMSNSPSPLSSTPSLYVVATPLGNLQDVSMRARGVLTEVGAIAAEDTRHSQRLLEALGIRTRLFPLHEHNEQAAVGQVIRMLEAGQNVALISDAGTPAISDPGARAVARVREAGFPVVPIPGPCAAIAALSASGFVDDGFRFVGFLPAKQAARRTRIEELRAQAVPLVFYESPHRIAECVADLAAMLEPSRDIVIAREITKIYEQIARMPLGEASAWLAADANRCRGEFVLIVAGAPATEGLAPDAERALALLLEELPVKTAARLAADITGASRKLLYARALELKGS; via the coding sequence ATGTCCATGTCGAACAGCCCGTCTCCGCTTTCAAGTACGCCGTCATTGTATGTGGTGGCGACTCCGCTCGGGAATCTTCAGGACGTCAGCATGCGTGCGCGGGGCGTTCTGACGGAAGTCGGCGCCATCGCCGCCGAGGATACGCGCCACAGTCAACGCCTGCTCGAGGCGCTGGGCATCCGTACCCGGCTCTTTCCGCTGCATGAGCACAACGAGCAGGCGGCCGTCGGGCAGGTGATCCGGATGCTGGAGGCGGGGCAGAATGTCGCGTTGATCAGCGACGCCGGTACCCCGGCCATCTCGGACCCCGGGGCGCGGGCCGTTGCGCGCGTTCGCGAGGCGGGCTTTCCGGTGGTGCCTATCCCCGGCCCGTGCGCGGCCATTGCGGCACTGTCCGCGTCCGGTTTCGTGGACGACGGTTTTCGCTTCGTCGGCTTCCTGCCGGCCAAGCAGGCGGCGCGGCGGACGCGGATCGAGGAGTTGCGCGCGCAGGCGGTGCCGTTGGTGTTCTACGAATCGCCACACCGCATCGCCGAATGTGTCGCAGATTTGGCTGCGATGCTGGAGCCGTCGCGCGACATCGTGATCGCGCGCGAAATTACGAAGATCTACGAGCAGATCGCCCGCATGCCGCTGGGCGAGGCGTCGGCGTGGCTGGCGGCCGATGCGAACCGTTGCCGCGGGGAGTTCGTGCTGATCGTGGCCGGTGCGCCCGCGACCGAGGGCCTTGCGCCCGATGCCGAACGTGCCCTTGCGCTGCTGCTGGAGGAACTTCCGGTAAAGACCGCTGCGCGGCTCGCTGCCGACATCACCGGCGCGTCGCGCAAGCTGCTGTATGCGCGCGCGCTGGAGCTGAAGGGCAGTTGA
- a CDS encoding zinc-ribbon and DUF3426 domain-containing protein, with amino-acid sequence MLARCPACHTVFRVRSEQLRAHHGQVRCGSCLLPFDALDNLIEDATSPAAPKAPEPAPDRSDRFFVLEDKAADTFSDELDFELPDALVPQRAAQREANVARQEPEERTPEPEHRSEEDTDTPAHRSWRDNDDLSQQEPAEEYAPDTLMPGPASPDRLEPGFVTPPRVDEDSHAEEPAPALTEPPTDTEDEFADYAPPAPPPARHGLTGLAIGLLSGMLAAQLLYLFRADLARDWPSLRPVLVNACQALGCTVELPHIAGLISVESSDLQSEPGKAANLVLNATIRNRAPHPLAWPHLELTLTDARDRPLVRRVLTPQDWFPDADLEQGFAAGRDIAVTLPFSADGLGASGYRIYAFYP; translated from the coding sequence ATGCTCGCCCGCTGCCCGGCCTGCCACACGGTATTCCGGGTGCGGAGCGAACAGCTGCGCGCACACCACGGGCAAGTGCGCTGCGGCAGCTGCCTGCTCCCGTTCGACGCACTGGACAACCTTATCGAGGACGCAACCTCACCTGCAGCACCCAAGGCGCCCGAACCAGCACCGGACCGCTCCGATCGCTTCTTCGTACTCGAAGACAAGGCGGCGGACACGTTCTCCGACGAGCTCGATTTCGAATTGCCCGACGCGCTCGTCCCGCAGCGCGCCGCGCAACGCGAGGCAAACGTTGCGCGACAGGAACCTGAGGAACGCACGCCCGAGCCGGAGCACCGGAGCGAAGAAGACACCGACACGCCCGCTCACCGGTCATGGCGGGATAACGACGATCTGTCGCAGCAGGAACCTGCAGAGGAATACGCGCCCGACACCCTGATGCCCGGCCCTGCGTCGCCTGACCGGCTCGAGCCGGGTTTCGTGACGCCACCACGCGTCGACGAGGATTCGCATGCCGAAGAACCCGCGCCTGCGCTCACCGAACCACCGACGGATACCGAAGACGAGTTCGCAGACTACGCACCGCCTGCGCCCCCTCCTGCCCGCCACGGCCTCACCGGCCTTGCCATCGGCCTGCTGAGCGGGATGCTCGCGGCGCAGTTGCTCTATCTTTTCCGCGCCGACCTCGCACGGGACTGGCCATCCCTGCGACCAGTGCTGGTAAATGCATGCCAAGCCCTGGGCTGCACGGTCGAACTGCCGCACATCGCCGGCCTGATCAGCGTCGAATCCTCGGACTTGCAATCCGAGCCCGGCAAGGCGGCCAACCTCGTCCTGAACGCAACGATCCGCAACCGCGCGCCCCATCCGCTGGCGTGGCCGCACCTCGAACTGACCCTGACCGACGCCCGGGATCGCCCTCTCGTGCGGCGCGTACTCACGCCGCAGGACTGGTTTCCGGACGCAGATCTCGAACAGGGATTCGCCGCCGGACGCGACATCGCCGTCACCTTGCCCTTTTCGGCAGACGGACTGGGCGCGTCCGGATACCGGATCTACGCCTTCTACCCCTGA
- the pyrC gene encoding dihydroorotase, with translation MHKISLIRPDDWHLHVRDGAALAAVVPHTAQRFGRALIMPNLRPPVTTTAQALEYRDRIRAAVPAGIEFEPLMSLYLTDSMAPDEIDRARASGAVVAAKLYPAGATTNSDAGVTAIEKVYPVLERMERVGMVLCVHGEVTQGDVDVFDREQVFIERVLAPLTHRFPGLRVVFEHITTADAAQFVKAAGDNVGATITAHHLLLNRNAIFAGGIRPHHYCLPVLKRETHRRALVEAATSGSVKFFLGTDSAPHARSTKEAGCGCAGCYTAHAGIELYAEAFEQAGALDRLEAFASLNGPAFYGLPPNSGCITLVKHVWEVPAAYDYLAGDPLVPLRAGETIAWRLL, from the coding sequence ATGCACAAAATTTCCCTTATCCGCCCCGACGACTGGCATCTGCACGTGCGCGACGGCGCGGCGCTCGCGGCCGTCGTGCCGCACACCGCGCAGCGCTTCGGCCGCGCGCTCATCATGCCCAACCTGCGGCCGCCCGTGACCACGACCGCACAGGCGCTCGAATACCGCGATCGCATCCGCGCGGCGGTGCCGGCCGGCATCGAGTTCGAACCGCTGATGAGCCTGTATCTCACCGACAGCATGGCGCCGGACGAAATCGACCGTGCCCGGGCGAGCGGTGCGGTGGTGGCGGCAAAGCTCTATCCGGCAGGCGCGACGACCAATTCGGACGCCGGCGTGACGGCGATCGAGAAGGTCTATCCGGTGCTGGAACGGATGGAGCGCGTCGGGATGGTGCTGTGCGTGCATGGCGAAGTGACGCAGGGCGATGTCGACGTCTTCGATCGCGAGCAGGTGTTCATCGAGCGCGTGCTTGCCCCGCTGACGCACAGATTTCCGGGGCTGCGAGTTGTGTTCGAGCACATCACGACCGCCGATGCCGCCCAGTTCGTGAAGGCGGCGGGCGACAACGTCGGCGCAACGATCACCGCCCACCACCTGCTGCTTAACCGCAACGCGATCTTCGCCGGCGGCATTCGGCCGCATCATTACTGCCTGCCCGTGCTCAAGCGCGAGACCCACCGGCGCGCGCTGGTCGAAGCAGCGACCTCCGGCAGTGTGAAATTCTTCCTCGGCACCGACTCGGCGCCGCACGCGCGCTCGACGAAAGAGGCAGGCTGCGGCTGTGCGGGCTGCTACACCGCGCATGCCGGAATCGAACTGTACGCCGAGGCCTTCGAGCAGGCCGGGGCGCTGGACAGGCTCGAGGCGTTCGCGAGCCTCAACGGCCCGGCGTTCTATGGTCTGCCGCCCAATTCCGGCTGCATCACGCTAGTGAAGCACGTATGGGAGGTTCCGGCCGCCTACGATTATCTCGCCGGCGACCCGCTGGTGCCCCTGCGTGCCGGCGAGACCATCGCCTGGCGTCTGCTCTGA
- the accC gene encoding acetyl-CoA carboxylase biotin carboxylase subunit yields MFDKILIANRGEIALRVLRACRELGIRTVAVHSVADTEAKYVKLADESVCIGPAASALSYLNVPAIISAAEVTDAEAIHPGYGFLSENADFAERVEQSGFAFIGPRAETIRLMGDKVSAKDAMKAAGVPCVPGSDGALPEDPKEIVKIARAVGYPVIIKAAGGGGGRGMRVVHTEAALLNAVQTTRAEAQAAFGNPVVYMEKFLENPRHVEIQVLADAHGNAVYLGERDCSMQRRHQKVIEEAPAPGIDRKAIAKVGERCAEACRKIGYRGAGTFEFLYENGEFFFIEMNTRVQVEHPVTELITGIDIVQAQIRIAANEKLWFGQKDIVFRGHAVECRINAEDPFKFTPCPGKITNWHTPGGPGIRVDSHVYNGYTIPQHYDSMIGKLIAYGDTREQAIRRMRIALSEMVVEGIKTNVPLHQELMLDARFIEGGTSIHYLEHKLADRNEVKKS; encoded by the coding sequence ATGTTCGATAAGATCCTGATCGCGAACCGCGGCGAGATTGCGCTGAGGGTGCTGCGCGCCTGCCGCGAGCTCGGCATCCGCACCGTCGCCGTGCACTCGGTCGCGGACACCGAGGCCAAGTACGTGAAGCTCGCCGACGAGTCGGTGTGCATCGGCCCCGCCGCCTCGGCGCTGAGCTACCTCAACGTGCCGGCCATCATCTCGGCGGCGGAAGTCACCGACGCCGAAGCGATCCACCCCGGCTACGGCTTCCTGTCGGAGAACGCCGACTTCGCCGAGCGCGTCGAACAGTCCGGCTTCGCGTTCATCGGCCCGCGCGCCGAAACGATCCGCCTGATGGGCGACAAGGTCAGCGCGAAGGATGCGATGAAGGCCGCTGGCGTGCCCTGCGTGCCGGGTTCCGACGGGGCCCTGCCGGAAGACCCCAAGGAGATCGTCAAGATCGCGCGCGCGGTCGGCTATCCGGTGATCATCAAGGCAGCCGGCGGCGGCGGCGGACGCGGCATGCGCGTGGTGCACACGGAAGCTGCGCTGCTCAACGCCGTGCAGACGACCCGCGCCGAAGCGCAGGCGGCATTCGGCAACCCGGTCGTGTACATGGAGAAGTTCCTCGAGAACCCGCGCCATGTAGAGATCCAGGTTCTTGCCGACGCTCACGGCAACGCGGTGTATCTGGGCGAACGCGACTGCTCGATGCAGCGCCGCCACCAGAAGGTCATCGAGGAGGCGCCCGCGCCCGGCATCGACCGCAAGGCCATTGCCAAGGTCGGCGAGCGTTGCGCCGAAGCCTGCCGCAAGATCGGCTATCGTGGCGCCGGCACCTTCGAATTCCTGTACGAAAACGGCGAGTTCTTCTTCATCGAGATGAACACGCGCGTGCAGGTCGAGCACCCGGTCACCGAACTGATCACCGGCATCGACATCGTGCAGGCCCAGATCCGCATCGCGGCAAACGAAAAGCTGTGGTTCGGCCAGAAGGACATCGTCTTCCGCGGTCACGCGGTCGAGTGCCGGATCAACGCCGAAGATCCGTTCAAATTCACCCCCTGCCCCGGCAAGATCACCAACTGGCACACGCCGGGCGGCCCGGGCATCCGCGTCGATTCGCACGTCTACAACGGCTACACCATCCCGCAGCACTACGACTCGATGATCGGCAAGCTGATCGCCTACGGCGACACGCGCGAGCAGGCGATCCGCCGCATGCGCATCGCGCTGTCGGAGATGGTCGTCGAGGGCATCAAGACCAACGTGCCGCTGCACCAGGAACTCATGCTCGACGCGCGCTTCATCGAAGGCGGCACCAGCATCCATTACCTGGAGCACAAGCTGGCCGACCGCAACGAAGTCAAGAAAAGCTGA
- the mpl gene encoding UDP-N-acetylmuramate:L-alanyl-gamma-D-glutamyl-meso-diaminopimelate ligase, which translates to MHIHILGICGTFMGGVALLARSAGHTVTGCDANVYPPMSTQLEAQGIGLTEGYDGAQIDLAPDVFVVGNAISRGNPLLEAILERGLPYVSGPQWLAEHVLQGRWVLAVAGTHGKTTTTSMLAWMLEDAGLNPGFLVGGVPGNFGVSARLTDSPFFVIEADEYDTAFCDKRSKFVHYRPRTAILNNLEFDHADIFSDLAAIETQFHHLVRTIPASGRILANGGEESLKRVLARGCWSELEWFGDAAQWSVEPGAEEGEGEAVFRLRGEELGRIAMPMSGSHNRSNALAAIAAARHVGVTPAQAIASLARFQGIKRRMEVRGRVDGVTVYDDFAHHPTAIALTVEGLRKREPQGRILAVLEPRSNTMKLGVMKSRLPDSLALADRVYCYANALGWDAGEALAPLGGRAGTFDSLDELVAAVVTEARPGDHVLVMSNGGFGGVHDKLLAALRSRQAG; encoded by the coding sequence ATGCATATCCACATCCTTGGAATCTGCGGCACCTTCATGGGCGGCGTGGCGCTGCTCGCGCGTTCGGCAGGGCATACCGTCACCGGCTGCGACGCGAACGTCTATCCGCCGATGAGCACCCAGCTCGAAGCGCAGGGCATCGGCCTGACGGAAGGCTACGATGGCGCGCAGATCGACCTCGCGCCCGACGTGTTCGTTGTCGGCAATGCCATCTCGCGCGGCAATCCGCTGCTGGAGGCCATTCTCGAGCGCGGCCTCCCCTATGTGTCCGGTCCGCAATGGCTGGCCGAGCATGTCCTGCAGGGGCGCTGGGTGTTGGCCGTCGCGGGCACGCACGGCAAGACCACGACGACCTCCATGCTGGCGTGGATGCTGGAGGACGCCGGGCTGAATCCCGGCTTCCTCGTCGGCGGCGTGCCGGGCAACTTCGGCGTGTCGGCGCGCCTCACCGATTCACCCTTTTTCGTCATCGAGGCGGACGAGTACGACACGGCGTTCTGCGACAAGCGTTCGAAGTTCGTGCATTACCGTCCGCGCACGGCCATCCTCAACAATCTCGAATTCGACCACGCCGACATTTTTTCCGACCTCGCGGCGATCGAGACGCAGTTCCACCACCTCGTGCGGACGATTCCGGCATCCGGCCGCATCCTCGCGAATGGCGGCGAAGAGAGCCTCAAGCGCGTGCTCGCGCGCGGCTGCTGGTCTGAGCTGGAATGGTTCGGCGATGCCGCCCAGTGGTCGGTCGAGCCGGGCGCGGAGGAGGGCGAGGGCGAGGCCGTGTTCAGGTTGCGCGGCGAGGAGCTGGGGCGCATCGCGATGCCGATGTCGGGCAGCCACAATCGCAGCAACGCACTTGCGGCGATTGCTGCGGCCCGGCATGTCGGCGTGACGCCGGCGCAGGCCATCGCGAGTCTCGCGCGCTTCCAGGGGATCAAGCGTCGCATGGAGGTGCGTGGCCGCGTAGACGGGGTCACCGTCTATGACGATTTTGCCCATCATCCGACGGCGATCGCGCTGACGGTCGAAGGCCTGCGTAAACGCGAACCGCAGGGGCGCATCCTCGCCGTGCTGGAGCCGCGTTCCAACACGATGAAGCTCGGGGTGATGAAGAGTCGCCTGCCCGACAGCCTGGCGCTGGCCGATCGCGTCTACTGCTATGCGAACGCTCTCGGCTGGGACGCGGGCGAAGCGCTTGCGCCGCTGGGCGGGCGGGCCGGTACCTTCGATTCGCTGGATGAACTGGTTGCGGCCGTCGTCACCGAGGCCCGCCCCGGCGATCACGTGCTGGTCATGAGCAACGGCGGTTTCGGCGGCGTGCACGACAAGCTGCTCGCCGCTTTGCGCTCCCGCCAGGCGGGTTGA
- a CDS encoding BON domain-containing protein: MNNKTLQASRRTLLLGLGAAATLPLLQGCFPLVAGGVGAGAAMVADRRTSGAYVEDEGIEWRTSSALRDRLGDAVHINVTSFNRNVLLTGEAPSEAHRAEAERVAGGIANVKGIVNEVQVAGTSSLTSRGNDSLITSKVKARFVDSAQFSANHIKVVTEAGTVFLLGIVTRREADAATEVARRTDGVRKVVRVFEYITDQQARQLEGKKD; the protein is encoded by the coding sequence ATGAACAACAAGACCCTTCAAGCCAGCCGGCGCACCCTGCTTCTCGGCCTGGGCGCAGCGGCGACGCTGCCGCTGCTGCAGGGCTGCTTCCCGCTCGTCGCGGGCGGGGTCGGAGCGGGCGCGGCCATGGTTGCCGACCGCCGCACCTCGGGCGCCTACGTCGAGGACGAAGGCATCGAATGGCGCACCTCGAGTGCGCTGCGCGATCGTCTCGGCGATGCCGTGCATATCAACGTGACGTCCTTCAACCGTAACGTGCTGCTCACCGGGGAAGCCCCCAGCGAGGCGCACCGCGCCGAAGCGGAGCGCGTGGCCGGCGGCATCGCCAACGTCAAGGGCATCGTCAACGAAGTCCAGGTCGCCGGCACCTCGTCGCTGACCTCGCGCGGCAACGACTCGCTGATCACGTCGAAGGTCAAGGCGCGCTTCGTCGATTCGGCGCAGTTCAGCGCCAACCACATCAAGGTCGTGACCGAGGCGGGAACCGTATTCCTGCTCGGCATCGTGACGCGCCGCGAGGCGGACGCCGCGACCGAGGTGGCGCGCCGCACGGACGGCGTGCGCAAGGTCGTGAGGGTGTTCGAGTACATCACCGACCAGCAGGCCCGCCAGCTCGAAGGCAAGAAGGACTGA
- a CDS encoding TlpA disulfide reductase family protein, with protein MKPFVRNALILGVAAAAGLAGYLTQRAAPPARPATAQVAREAGAPILALSLPDSNGQPQALSQWRGKVLVVNFWATWCPPCLREIPEFAAVSRRFADAPVQFVGIGIDQPDNVRRFAEDNRVPYPLLIAPLQTLAVTSALGNTSQALPFTAIFDRQGELDFVKLGTLNEAELEGKIRALLASR; from the coding sequence ATGAAGCCATTCGTCCGCAACGCCTTGATCCTTGGCGTCGCCGCAGCCGCGGGACTCGCCGGCTATCTCACCCAGCGCGCCGCGCCGCCCGCTCGCCCTGCGACGGCGCAGGTCGCCCGCGAGGCCGGGGCACCCATACTCGCGCTGAGCCTGCCCGACAGCAACGGTCAGCCCCAGGCGCTCTCGCAGTGGCGCGGCAAGGTGCTGGTGGTCAATTTCTGGGCGACATGGTGCCCGCCCTGCCTGCGCGAGATCCCCGAATTCGCCGCCGTGAGCCGGCGCTTCGCCGATGCACCGGTGCAATTCGTCGGCATCGGCATCGACCAGCCCGACAACGTGCGCAGATTCGCCGAGGACAACAGGGTCCCCTATCCGCTGTTGATCGCTCCGCTGCAGACGCTAGCCGTGACGAGCGCGCTCGGAAACACGTCCCAGGCACTCCCGTTCACCGCGATCTTCGACCGGCAGGGCGAACTGGATTTCGTGAAGCTCGGCACCTTGAATGAAGCGGAACTTGAGGGCAAAATTCGCGCACTCCTCGCTTCGCGCTGA
- a CDS encoding phosphoheptose isomerase, with the protein MDLIHRISRQFEDSARTKLDSLEALAAPIAGAVEIMTGCLLNNGKILACGNGGSAADAQHFAAELVNRFEMERPPLAAVALTTDTSTLTSIANDYDYTQVFSKQVRALGQPGDVLLAISTSGNSPNVIAAIEAAHEREMRVIALTGKGGGRMGEMLGNGDIHLCVPAERTARIQEVHLLVLHCLCDGIDCLLLGVED; encoded by the coding sequence ATGGACCTGATTCACCGCATCTCCCGACAATTCGAAGACAGCGCCCGCACCAAGCTCGACTCGCTGGAGGCGCTGGCCGCCCCGATCGCGGGAGCGGTGGAGATCATGACCGGCTGTCTGCTCAACAACGGCAAGATCCTCGCGTGCGGAAACGGCGGCTCGGCTGCCGATGCGCAACATTTCGCCGCCGAGCTGGTCAATCGCTTCGAGATGGAGCGCCCGCCGCTCGCCGCGGTGGCGCTGACGACGGACACCTCCACGCTGACCTCGATCGCCAACGATTACGACTACACCCAGGTATTTTCCAAGCAGGTGCGCGCGCTCGGGCAACCGGGCGACGTCCTGCTCGCGATCTCGACCAGCGGCAACTCTCCCAACGTCATCGCTGCGATCGAGGCCGCCCACGAACGCGAGATGCGCGTCATCGCGCTGACCGGCAAGGGCGGCGGCAGGATGGGGGAAATGCTCGGCAACGGCGACATCCATCTGTGCGTACCCGCTGAGCGCACGGCACGCATCCAGGAAGTTCATCTGCTCGTCCTGCACTGCCTGTGCGACGGCATCGATTGTCTGTTACTCGGAGTTGAAGACTAA
- the accB gene encoding acetyl-CoA carboxylase biotin carboxyl carrier protein, which translates to MDLRKLKKLIDLVQESGISELEVTEGEEKVRIAKHIAAPAAPAYLAAAPMAAPAVVPANDVVVAPAANALPDGNVVKSPMVGTFYRASAPGAKPLADVGQSVAIGDRLCIIEAMKLMNEIESEFTGTIKAILVENGQPVEYGQPLFVIA; encoded by the coding sequence ATGGATCTGCGCAAGCTGAAGAAACTGATCGACCTCGTCCAGGAATCGGGCATTTCCGAACTGGAGGTTACTGAGGGCGAAGAGAAGGTACGCATCGCCAAACACATCGCCGCCCCCGCGGCTCCCGCCTATCTGGCCGCTGCGCCCATGGCCGCTCCGGCTGTGGTCCCCGCGAACGATGTGGTCGTGGCGCCAGCGGCCAACGCCCTACCCGACGGCAACGTCGTCAAGTCGCCGATGGTCGGCACCTTCTACCGCGCGAGCGCGCCGGGCGCGAAGCCGCTGGCAGACGTCGGCCAGAGCGTCGCCATCGGCGACCGCCTGTGCATCATCGAAGCGATGAAGCTCATGAACGAGATCGAGTCGGAGTTCACCGGCACGATCAAGGCGATCCTGGTCGAGAACGGCCAGCCGGTCGAGTACGGCCAGCCGCTGTTCGTCATCGCCTGA
- a CDS encoding diacylglycerol kinase, with product MTQPHHEHHESPFKGKTGLTRLFNALRYSFDGLSAAFRHEDAFRQECILAAILIPLALFMPVTGAGKALLIGSVLFVMIVELINSAIEATVDRVSLERHLLAKRAKDIGSAAVLLALVNLACVWGLVLLG from the coding sequence ATGACCCAGCCGCACCACGAGCATCACGAAAGCCCGTTCAAGGGCAAGACCGGACTCACCCGCCTGTTCAACGCCCTGCGCTACTCGTTCGACGGCCTGAGCGCAGCCTTCCGGCACGAGGACGCCTTCCGCCAGGAGTGCATCCTCGCCGCCATTCTCATCCCGCTCGCGCTGTTCATGCCCGTAACCGGGGCGGGCAAGGCCCTGCTCATCGGCAGCGTGCTCTTCGTGATGATTGTGGAGCTGATCAATTCGGCGATCGAGGCGACGGTCGACCGGGTTTCGCTCGAACGCCACCTGCTGGCCAAGCGGGCGAAGGACATCGGCAGCGCCGCCGTCCTGCTTGCGCTCGTCAATCTTGCCTGCGTTTGGGGACTGGTCCTGCTGGGCTGA
- a CDS encoding YraN family protein, with the protein MDIGDRSKREGIVRRPAPLTQARGKAGEELAERFLARRGLTPLARNVRCRGGEVDLVCLDRGTVVFVEVRLRSNPSFGGAAASITATKRRRVVLAARWWLAGAGRRYAQSPCRFDAVLMSALDEATVEWLRGAFDADSW; encoded by the coding sequence ATGGACATCGGGGATCGCAGCAAAAGGGAAGGCATTGTCCGGCGGCCGGCGCCTCTCACGCAAGCACGCGGCAAAGCAGGCGAGGAGCTCGCTGAGCGATTCCTCGCGCGCCGGGGCCTCACCCCTCTCGCACGCAACGTCCGCTGCCGCGGCGGAGAAGTCGATCTCGTGTGCCTGGACCGCGGCACCGTGGTGTTCGTGGAAGTCCGTCTGCGCAGCAATCCAAGCTTCGGCGGCGCGGCGGCGAGCATCACCGCGACAAAGCGCCGGCGCGTCGTGCTTGCGGCACGCTGGTGGCTCGCGGGCGCGGGCCGGCGCTACGCACAAAGCCCCTGCCGCTTCGACGCAGTGCTGATGAGCGCACTCGACGAAGCAACGGTGGAATGGCTGCGCGGCGCGTTCGACGCCGACTCGTGGTAA
- the prmA gene encoding 50S ribosomal protein L11 methyltransferase, with product MWISVTLQAEAKKAEALSEALMEAGALSISIDDADAGTDAEKPQFGEPGHHPEGLWDHSRVIALFAADADLTVALARAAADAGFDAVPPFTLEDVAEQNWVQLTQSQFDPIRITDRMWIVPSWHTAPDPAAINIELDPGMAFGTGSHPTTRLCLEWLCDTVTSGAAVLDYGCGSGILGIAAAKLGAADVLGVDIDDKALEAAHDNAERNGVTMRLQHSREALDVQFDIVVANILTNPLCVLAPLLAARVAPGGRIALSGVLDTQTDQVIAAYAPFIALRVGTTHEGWARLEGTRPATGAGND from the coding sequence ATGTGGATTTCCGTGACCCTGCAGGCCGAGGCGAAGAAGGCCGAGGCCTTGTCCGAGGCGCTGATGGAGGCGGGCGCGCTCTCCATCAGCATCGACGACGCCGACGCCGGCACCGATGCCGAGAAGCCGCAGTTCGGCGAACCGGGCCATCACCCGGAGGGCCTCTGGGACCACAGTCGCGTGATCGCCCTGTTCGCCGCCGACGCCGATCTCACGGTCGCCCTGGCGCGGGCGGCTGCCGACGCGGGCTTCGACGCGGTGCCGCCCTTCACGCTCGAAGATGTCGCGGAACAGAACTGGGTACAACTCACGCAAAGCCAGTTCGACCCGATCCGCATCACCGACCGGATGTGGATCGTACCTTCCTGGCACACCGCCCCCGATCCGGCCGCCATCAACATCGAGCTCGACCCCGGCATGGCCTTCGGCACGGGCTCGCACCCGACCACGCGCCTGTGCCTCGAGTGGCTGTGCGACACGGTCACGTCGGGCGCCGCCGTGCTCGATTACGGCTGTGGCTCGGGCATCCTCGGCATTGCCGCGGCAAAGCTGGGCGCTGCCGATGTGCTGGGCGTCGACATCGACGACAAGGCACTCGAGGCCGCGCACGACAATGCGGAGCGCAACGGCGTGACGATGCGCCTGCAGCATTCGCGCGAAGCGCTCGACGTGCAGTTCGACATCGTCGTCGCCAACATCCTCACCAACCCGCTGTGCGTGCTCGCGCCCCTGCTGGCCGCGCGCGTGGCGCCCGGCGGACGGATCGCGCTGTCGGGCGTACTCGACACCCAGACCGATCAGGTCATCGCCGCCTACGCCCCCTTCATCGCACTGCGCGTCGGCACGACCCATGAGGGCTGGGCGCGACTGGAAGGCACCCGGCCCGCCACCGGGGCCGGCAACGACTGA
- the aroQ gene encoding type II 3-dehydroquinate dehydratase translates to MTRSKRSKTTEAPPPPQTRILVLHGPNLNLLGTREPDVYGRTTLADIHSAMDARARAAGVVVESFQSNHEGQLIDRIQAAAVEAIDYIIINPAGYSHTSVALRDALAAVAIPYVEVHLSNIHAREPFRHHSYFSDRAIGVICGLGAYGYMAALEFALTQLRKS, encoded by the coding sequence ATGACGCGCTCAAAACGCAGCAAAACCACCGAGGCCCCACCGCCTCCGCAGACTCGAATCCTGGTTCTGCACGGCCCCAACCTGAACCTCCTCGGCACTCGCGAACCCGATGTCTATGGCCGCACCACGCTGGCCGACATCCATTCCGCGATGGATGCGCGTGCCCGTGCAGCCGGAGTCGTCGTCGAGTCCTTCCAGAGCAATCACGAAGGGCAGCTCATCGACCGCATCCAGGCTGCAGCCGTGGAAGCGATCGACTACATCATCATCAACCCGGCCGGTTACAGCCACACGAGCGTCGCCCTGCGCGACGCGCTGGCCGCGGTAGCGATTCCCTACGTGGAAGTGCACCTGTCCAACATCCACGCGCGGGAACCGTTCCGGCATCACTCCTATTTTTCCGATCGCGCCATCGGCGTCATCTGCGGGCTGGGCGCATACGGCTACATGGCCGCACTCGAATTCGCCCTGACGCAACTGCGGAAAAGCTAA